Proteins from a single region of Clostridia bacterium:
- the aroF gene encoding 3-deoxy-7-phosphoheptulonate synthase, translating into MVLTTKSDIKTSDILKIKSDLESKGLEIQINYGAHKNVIALLGDVSLIDTEQIIAKYPFVEQIIKISEPYKKANRRFKPDDTVIKVANEYIGGDDKLTVIAGPCSVESREQVIEIAKGVKSLGAKFLRGGAYKPRTSPYAFQGMGLDGLKLLKQAKDETGLPIVSEIMSASHLDEFVEFVDILQVGARNMQNFELLKQLGKLNKPILIKRGLSNTIEELLMAAEYVMSEGNGNVILCERGIRTFETFTRNTLDLSAIPALKRLTHLPVIIDPSHATGMSWMVEPMAKAAVAAGANGLIIEVHNDPKKALCDGPQSLTIDEFGTLMSKVTKIAQIEGKTI; encoded by the coding sequence ATGGTACTAACAACAAAGTCAGATATAAAAACATCTGATATTTTAAAAATTAAAAGCGACCTTGAGTCAAAGGGCCTTGAAATTCAGATAAACTATGGAGCGCATAAAAATGTTATTGCGCTTTTAGGCGATGTTTCTTTAATTGATACAGAGCAGATAATAGCAAAATATCCGTTTGTTGAGCAGATTATAAAAATATCCGAACCTTATAAAAAGGCAAACAGAAGATTTAAACCTGACGATACTGTTATAAAAGTGGCAAACGAATATATTGGTGGAGACGATAAACTTACGGTTATTGCAGGGCCATGTTCGGTAGAGAGCAGGGAACAGGTTATCGAGATTGCAAAAGGTGTTAAATCATTGGGCGCAAAATTTTTAAGAGGTGGAGCGTATAAACCAAGAACCTCTCCTTACGCCTTTCAGGGAATGGGGCTTGACGGACTTAAACTTTTAAAACAGGCAAAGGATGAAACAGGGCTTCCGATCGTTTCTGAAATTATGTCTGCAAGTCATCTTGACGAGTTTGTTGAGTTCGTTGATATTCTTCAGGTAGGCGCAAGAAATATGCAGAACTTTGAACTTTTAAAACAGTTGGGAAAACTCAATAAACCTATTTTAATAAAAAGAGGTCTTTCCAACACAATAGAAGAACTGCTGATGGCAGCAGAATATGTTATGAGCGAGGGAAACGGTAATGTCATCCTTTGCGAAAGAGGAATAAGAACCTTTGAAACATTCACAAGAAATACTCTTGATTTAAGTGCAATTCCTGCTCTTAAAAGATTAACTCATCTTCCTGTTATTATTGACCCGTCTCACGCAACAGGTATGTCATGGATGGTTGAGCCAATGGCAAAAGCAGCAGTTGCAGCAGGTGCAAACGGGCTTATAATAGAAGTTCATAACGACCCTAAAAAAGCACTTTGCGACGGGCCACAGTCTTTAACCATTGACGAATTCGGAACACTTATGTCAAAAGTAACAAAAATTGCACAAATAGAAGGTAAAACCATATGA
- a CDS encoding ECF transporter S component translates to MLNARQLNTKKMVTLSMLSAISVILVMLIRLPWPGAVFLEYDFADVPILIATLIYGPCAGVLVTLVVSVIQGITVSASSGIIGIIMHILATGFYVLISGFIYRRVRNIRGLAVALIFGAMVSTLIMLLWNVWFTPIFMGVPAKAVVNMLVPVMLPFNLIKTMANGVIVFVLYMLLRKLRIV, encoded by the coding sequence ATGCTAAATGCCAGACAATTAAATACAAAAAAAATGGTAACCCTTTCTATGTTATCAGCAATATCTGTTATTCTTGTAATGCTTATTCGTCTTCCATGGCCTGGAGCAGTTTTTTTAGAATATGATTTTGCAGATGTTCCCATTCTTATTGCCACTTTGATTTACGGACCTTGTGCAGGGGTTTTAGTAACCCTTGTTGTATCGGTTATACAGGGGATAACAGTAAGTGCTTCAAGTGGGATAATCGGTATTATTATGCATATTCTTGCAACAGGTTTTTATGTTTTGATTTCAGGCTTCATTTATAGAAGAGTAAGGAATATAAGAGGCTTGGCAGTTGCCCTTATATTCGGTGCTATGGTTTCTACGCTTATAATGCTTTTATGGAATGTGTGGTTTACTCCGATTTTTATGGGAGTTCCTGCTAAAGCAGTTGTAAATATGCTTGTCCCTGTTATGCTTCCGTTTAATTTAATTAAAACAATGGCTAACGGTGTGATAGTATTTGTCTTATATATGTTGCTTAGGAAATTAAGGATAGTATAA